A genomic segment from Polyangium mundeleinium encodes:
- a CDS encoding tetratricopeptide repeat protein, with translation MKENMNGKRLLHALVLSVSLTWPMGARAQSSNPEVEAAADALYDEAVEDYRAKNYASACPKFANVLKLSDTPGTRIQLASCYEKLGKLASAWSELRYAEDSATRLQDTDRARKAEERRKALEPRLPKLSVEVPADTAAIPGLSITRNGVPVLSMQWGKPVPVDLGVHQIEVTAPGMRPWTKEFEIRVEGESLVAPVEPPSPIERPPHGGKAEPPPPLPPPPPPAPRPPSSSALRIAAFSGMGLGAAGLGVGAILGGMALSRNGDSKGYCDARDHCNRTGYDLRMEAIALGKGSTAAFVVGGVLLAGGITLFVLSPSASKGKEAETGGITAALHVWPGGGGIRGTW, from the coding sequence ATGAAGGAGAACATGAACGGCAAGCGACTTCTCCACGCGCTCGTTCTTTCCGTCAGCCTGACCTGGCCGATGGGGGCCCGTGCGCAATCCTCGAATCCCGAGGTCGAAGCTGCGGCGGATGCACTCTATGACGAGGCCGTCGAGGACTACCGCGCAAAGAACTATGCGAGCGCATGCCCCAAATTCGCAAATGTCCTCAAGCTCTCCGACACCCCCGGCACGAGGATCCAGCTCGCCTCATGTTATGAAAAATTGGGCAAGCTAGCGAGCGCATGGTCGGAGCTCAGGTACGCAGAAGATTCCGCGACGAGGTTGCAGGACACGGATCGAGCGCGAAAGGCCGAGGAAAGGAGGAAGGCGCTCGAACCTCGATTGCCGAAGCTCTCCGTGGAAGTGCCCGCGGACACTGCAGCGATCCCCGGGCTCTCGATCACGCGGAACGGCGTGCCGGTGCTATCGATGCAGTGGGGCAAACCGGTGCCCGTGGACCTCGGCGTTCACCAGATCGAAGTCACAGCACCGGGCATGCGGCCATGGACGAAGGAGTTCGAGATCCGCGTCGAGGGGGAGAGCCTCGTGGCGCCGGTCGAGCCTCCTTCACCGATCGAGCGCCCCCCCCATGGTGGCAAGGCAGAACCCCCCCCGCCGCTGCCTCCTCCGCCTCCTCCTGCTCCTCGTCCTCCGTCGTCGTCCGCGCTTCGCATCGCCGCATTCTCGGGGATGGGGCTTGGCGCCGCAGGGCTCGGCGTGGGCGCCATTCTCGGCGGCATGGCTCTATCGCGCAACGGTGATAGCAAAGGGTACTGTGATGCGCGAGACCACTGCAATCGAACGGGGTACGATTTGCGGATGGAGGCCATTGCGCTCGGAAAAGGCTCCACGGCAGCGTTCGTCGTGGGCGGGGTGCTGCTCGCTGGGGGCATCACGCTCTTCGTGCTGTCCCCCTCGGCCTCCAAAGGCAAGGAGGCCGAGACCGGTGGCATCACAGCGGCGTTGCACGTCTGGCCAGGAGGGGGTGGCATTCGTGGGACCTGGTAA
- a CDS encoding RNA polymerase sigma factor, with protein MAENQYEDLERDIRRRLTEGDHEKATTLAIRGFGAEIFGFLVALHRDEQDAEEVFAAFSERLWRDVRTFRGDSSFRTWAYVLARHASLNYRRDTRRRENRQRPLPEGSELSAIVEQVRSETASYLRTERQLRFAALRASLPPEDQALLVLRIDRGLAWNELARVFHEGDAPQGKVELAREAARLRKRFQLLKVRLFEMGKRAGVVSEDPEGA; from the coding sequence ATGGCCGAAAACCAATACGAGGACCTGGAGCGCGACATCCGACGCCGCCTCACAGAAGGGGACCACGAGAAGGCGACGACGCTCGCGATCCGTGGCTTCGGCGCGGAGATTTTTGGTTTCCTGGTCGCGCTCCACCGCGACGAGCAGGACGCGGAGGAGGTCTTTGCCGCCTTCAGCGAGCGCCTGTGGCGTGATGTGCGCACCTTCCGCGGCGACAGCTCCTTTCGTACCTGGGCTTATGTTTTGGCGCGGCACGCATCGCTCAATTACCGGCGCGACACGCGGCGCCGCGAGAACAGGCAGCGGCCCCTGCCCGAGGGATCGGAGCTCTCGGCGATCGTGGAGCAGGTCCGCAGCGAGACGGCTTCGTACCTGCGCACCGAGCGGCAATTGCGCTTCGCGGCCCTGCGCGCCTCGTTGCCCCCCGAGGACCAGGCGCTCCTCGTGCTCCGCATCGATCGGGGGCTCGCGTGGAACGAGCTCGCTCGCGTGTTCCACGAAGGCGACGCGCCGCAGGGCAAGGTCGAGCTTGCGCGCGAGGCGGCGCGCTTGCGCAAGCGATTCCAGCTCCTCAAGGTGCGGCTCTTCGAGATGGGCAAACGCGCGGGCGTCGTGAGCGAGGATCCGGAGGGGGCTTGA
- a CDS encoding serine/threonine-protein kinase, with product MRLPSRAGAGGAQGREEDEQEALEDSSVGSFLREVALAPPIEPPGAERDRTGETVGHFELTKLLGRGGMGVVYAAFDRTLRREVALKLLRAGATPSEERRRRFLREARSGAAVRHPNIAAVFEAGEIDGEVFLVMERVEGRSLRAVMNAAGGALPTVEAAHIAREMARGLAAAHAASVIHRDIKPENVMIGDGKEVKILDFGLAKLRDAEDAHSAFASTDVATHEGRLLGTTSYMSPEQARGLSADARSDVFALGVVLFEMLAGARPFRGATTTDVLAAILRDAPPPLPSRGAARDLASVVMRCLAKEPSERYADAGALLAALEAAPLRTPRRPRMAVLALPVAATALIAAWFSLHAPPSRAPEPSAPSPAPRPTAITDLPLPSSSSTGAIDAYKVALQAFRDANWGQAQASLRKAIELDPTLAAAHLRLAIVLSPPGRVLRMSSSLEARAAYREATRLRGSLTPRDRALLSALEPMLGADPPDMTAASRKLAELGELSPGDAEIFHLCAVYALVDDPSLRLAAARRAVEIDPGFADAWQALAQTLAGKEDLEGAMAALERCAAAAPMATDCWFEHALIETELGRCADAEAHLRRATSDPQALAQYFRMRASMLYALGKPREAVAEVLRQVWPRLDPTQVAWRDETADRANLAAAYGDFEEARAHAREGLREVDGHPALTAHAPFALLLAEIELETGRVKEAAAVATDFLRRHEGWQLGRVLDDPSVYLSRIAARGGAIAEGDVRARRDAWYGVALRSASSADDRTRAWDLAYVAGIEREDEALEALSARPTDVPRLGVSQGFDAGIGRVLWLGGKREEAHPFFERAFRRCSRFEWIMSSMRADLLYGRALEARGAHDRACQAFARILARWGEAKPRSVTAEEARKHARALGCDAGPP from the coding sequence TTGAGGTTGCCGTCCAGAGCCGGCGCAGGAGGCGCGCAGGGCAGAGAGGAGGACGAGCAAGAAGCGCTCGAGGACTCGTCCGTCGGAAGCTTCCTTCGCGAGGTCGCGCTCGCCCCGCCCATCGAGCCGCCCGGCGCAGAGCGCGATCGCACGGGCGAGACGGTCGGCCACTTCGAACTCACGAAGCTGCTCGGTCGCGGAGGCATGGGGGTCGTGTACGCCGCCTTCGATCGGACCCTGCGGCGCGAAGTCGCGCTCAAGCTGCTCCGCGCTGGGGCGACCCCGAGCGAGGAGCGGCGCAGGCGGTTCTTGCGGGAGGCCCGTTCGGGCGCGGCCGTGAGGCACCCGAACATCGCGGCCGTGTTCGAGGCCGGCGAGATCGACGGGGAGGTGTTCCTCGTGATGGAGCGCGTGGAGGGGCGCTCGCTCCGCGCCGTGATGAACGCGGCCGGAGGCGCGCTCCCGACGGTGGAGGCGGCGCACATCGCGCGGGAGATGGCCCGAGGCCTCGCCGCGGCGCACGCGGCATCCGTGATTCACCGCGACATCAAGCCCGAGAACGTGATGATCGGGGACGGCAAGGAGGTGAAGATCCTCGACTTCGGGCTCGCCAAGCTGCGCGACGCGGAGGACGCGCATTCCGCCTTCGCGTCGACCGACGTCGCCACGCATGAGGGCCGCCTCCTGGGAACGACGAGCTACATGTCCCCCGAGCAGGCGCGCGGGCTCTCGGCGGATGCCCGCTCGGATGTGTTCGCGCTCGGGGTCGTGCTCTTCGAGATGCTCGCGGGCGCGCGGCCCTTTCGCGGGGCAACGACGACGGATGTGCTCGCGGCGATCCTTCGTGACGCGCCGCCGCCGCTCCCGTCACGAGGCGCTGCTCGTGACCTCGCGAGCGTCGTCATGCGCTGCTTGGCGAAGGAGCCGAGCGAGCGATATGCGGACGCGGGCGCGCTGCTCGCCGCGCTCGAAGCCGCGCCGCTGCGGACACCACGACGACCGCGCATGGCCGTCCTCGCCCTTCCGGTTGCCGCGACGGCCCTGATCGCCGCGTGGTTCTCGCTCCACGCGCCTCCTTCACGCGCGCCGGAGCCGAGCGCCCCCTCGCCCGCGCCGCGCCCGACCGCGATCACCGATCTTCCGCTCCCTTCCTCCAGCAGCACCGGGGCCATCGACGCTTACAAGGTCGCGCTGCAGGCCTTCCGTGATGCGAACTGGGGGCAGGCGCAGGCGAGCCTGCGCAAGGCGATCGAGCTGGATCCCACGCTCGCCGCGGCGCATCTCCGGCTCGCGATCGTGCTGTCGCCCCCGGGCCGCGTCCTCCGCATGTCATCTTCGCTGGAAGCACGCGCGGCCTATCGCGAGGCGACGCGGCTCCGCGGCTCGCTCACGCCCCGCGACCGCGCCCTTCTTTCGGCCTTGGAGCCCATGCTCGGCGCCGATCCGCCGGATATGACCGCGGCATCACGAAAGCTCGCCGAGCTCGGCGAGCTTTCCCCTGGGGACGCCGAGATCTTCCACCTCTGCGCGGTGTACGCCCTCGTCGATGACCCTTCGCTTCGGCTCGCGGCGGCGCGGCGCGCGGTCGAGATCGATCCCGGGTTTGCCGATGCATGGCAAGCGCTCGCCCAGACGCTCGCGGGCAAAGAGGATCTGGAGGGCGCAATGGCGGCGCTGGAGCGCTGCGCCGCCGCCGCACCGATGGCGACCGACTGCTGGTTCGAGCATGCGCTCATCGAGACCGAGCTCGGCCGGTGCGCCGACGCAGAGGCGCACCTCCGGCGCGCGACGAGCGACCCGCAGGCCCTTGCGCAGTATTTTCGGATGCGGGCCAGCATGCTCTACGCGCTCGGCAAGCCGCGCGAAGCGGTGGCCGAAGTGCTACGGCAGGTGTGGCCCCGGCTCGATCCGACCCAGGTCGCGTGGCGCGACGAGACGGCGGACCGCGCGAACCTCGCGGCTGCGTACGGGGATTTCGAGGAGGCGAGGGCGCACGCGCGCGAGGGCCTCCGCGAGGTCGACGGCCATCCGGCGCTCACCGCCCACGCGCCCTTTGCGCTGCTGCTCGCCGAAATCGAGCTGGAGACCGGGCGCGTGAAGGAGGCGGCGGCCGTGGCGACGGATTTCCTCCGGCGGCATGAGGGATGGCAGCTCGGCAGGGTGCTCGACGACCCCAGCGTCTACCTATCGCGTATCGCCGCGCGAGGTGGGGCGATCGCGGAAGGCGACGTGCGTGCGCGCAGGGACGCCTGGTACGGAGTTGCATTGCGGAGCGCGTCGAGCGCGGACGACAGGACGCGCGCATGGGATCTTGCGTACGTCGCGGGCATCGAGCGAGAAGACGAGGCCCTCGAAGCGCTCTCCGCGCGGCCCACGGACGTCCCGCGGCTCGGCGTATCCCAGGGGTTCGACGCAGGCATAGGCCGCGTTCTCTGGCTCGGCGGCAAGCGGGAGGAGGCGCATCCCTTCTTCGAGCGCGCCTTCAGGCGCTGCAGCCGCTTCGAATGGATCATGTCGAGCATGCGCGCGGATCTGCTGTACGGCCGCGCCCTCGAGGCGCGTGGTGCTCACGACCGCGCGTGCCAGGCCTTCGCCAGGATCCTCGCGCGCTGGGGCGAGGCCAAGCCGCGCTCGGTCACGGCCGAGGAGGCGAGGAAGCACGCCCGGGCGCTCGGCTGCGACGCCGGCCCGCCGTAA
- a CDS encoding PA14 domain-containing protein produces MNTQRASSTFLSRSARFAGAGLLFTSLSLGACVDEQGEWNELEPTEEAESAIGEVTTRKVIGAVGIAGSNMLGANRLTLGPCPGTVFKTPSANDSAISVKSGQLGEAKWDCLNPEFFFGANRDALVNISAGFQEFTFTPPAGYKCDGFSVYGPVESKTISKSGNRCTVSLRITTAPGDIYLWYYVKPTLTVKLGGGVALSDSDTLGPNRLTQGPCPGTLFRTATSLSSSITIDNTQLGRSRWECGDPSFFFGDALGKNVSLDAGTHVFDFTPPPGYTCDAYSLYGTRDSDSFTNTGNKCSVTLSLSANPSDLYLWFYVKQTNPPTSCDRNYFATDVWYSCLFAGTDSSTGLFLRAQLWSEINKNWGVDGPQGTPQPNDFSYEWRRKVTFPAGTYVFHTNADDGVRLDVGANGSWEINDWSEHAARQVDSAPIYLDGEVPLLAHYYERANYASVRIWWDKIN; encoded by the coding sequence ATGAATACACAACGAGCTTCCTCGACGTTCCTCTCCCGTTCGGCGCGTTTTGCGGGCGCCGGCCTTCTCTTCACGAGCCTTTCCCTCGGCGCTTGCGTCGACGAGCAGGGAGAGTGGAATGAGCTCGAGCCCACCGAAGAGGCGGAGAGCGCGATTGGCGAGGTGACCACGCGCAAGGTGATCGGCGCCGTGGGGATCGCCGGCAGCAACATGCTCGGGGCAAACCGCCTGACGCTCGGCCCTTGCCCCGGAACGGTGTTCAAGACACCTTCCGCGAACGATTCGGCGATCAGCGTCAAGAGCGGCCAGCTCGGCGAGGCGAAATGGGATTGCCTCAACCCCGAGTTCTTCTTCGGCGCGAACCGCGATGCCTTGGTCAACATCTCGGCGGGTTTTCAGGAATTCACCTTTACCCCGCCCGCCGGCTACAAATGCGACGGCTTCTCGGTGTACGGCCCGGTGGAGAGCAAGACGATCAGCAAATCGGGCAACCGTTGCACCGTCAGCCTGCGCATCACCACGGCTCCCGGTGATATCTACCTCTGGTATTACGTCAAGCCCACGCTCACCGTGAAGCTCGGCGGCGGCGTCGCGCTTTCAGACAGCGATACGCTCGGACCGAACCGCCTCACGCAAGGCCCCTGCCCTGGCACGCTCTTCCGGACGGCCACGTCGCTGAGCTCGTCGATCACGATCGACAACACCCAGCTCGGCCGATCCCGATGGGAGTGCGGCGATCCGAGCTTCTTTTTCGGCGACGCCCTGGGCAAGAATGTCTCGCTCGACGCGGGGACACACGTCTTCGATTTCACGCCGCCCCCGGGATACACGTGTGACGCATACTCGCTTTACGGGACACGCGACAGCGATTCGTTCACCAATACGGGCAACAAATGCAGCGTGACCCTGAGCCTGAGCGCGAATCCGAGCGACCTTTATCTGTGGTTCTACGTGAAGCAGACGAACCCGCCCACGAGCTGCGACCGCAACTACTTCGCCACGGACGTCTGGTACTCCTGCCTCTTCGCCGGGACCGACAGCAGCACGGGTCTCTTCCTCCGCGCGCAGCTCTGGTCGGAGATCAACAAGAACTGGGGCGTCGACGGCCCGCAAGGCACGCCGCAGCCGAATGATTTCTCCTACGAATGGCGCCGGAAGGTGACCTTCCCCGCCGGGACCTATGTCTTCCACACGAACGCCGATGATGGCGTGCGGCTCGACGTCGGGGCGAATGGAAGCTGGGAGATCAACGATTGGAGCGAGCACGCCGCGCGTCAGGTGGACTCGGCGCCCATCTACCTCGACGGCGAGGTCCCGCTGCTCGCGCATTATTACGAGCGTGCCAATTACGCGAGCGTGCGCATCTGGTGGGACAAGATCAACTGA
- a CDS encoding sigma 54-interacting transcriptional regulator — translation MPQLVSFAPGQGPLAIDLHVPLVVGRDPLVDLPILDQLVSRRHACFEPESDQWFVRDLGSANGTFVKGVRVDRARLAHGDVIDIGAARLVFQEEEGAEIVLARHETQDEAATAGRSSQRLTVLYEVTRAINTLEDPDALLGRMLEAVLDLVGGERALVALVEGPRRDVLRRIMRVRGGLERATDEIVVSRTMVQALLERREAVIVREGRGRGAPHTHTRQTIMSAIGAPLEVSGRVLGFLYVDDRYREERFSEEDLDFLNALGRMLAAALDGAERLQRASALAEAASSREPIYGTVGQSPPIQKLRVQVARYAAASGANVLIRGESGTGKELVARALHAASPRARMPFVPVNCAAIPETMIEGVLFGYDKGAFTGAAQRRRGQFALANRGTLFLDEIGDLGLSAQAKVLRALQEGELAPLGAETPVRVDVRVFAATHKDLRQEIAAGRFREDLYYRLNVLQIEVPALRERGADIELLAQMFLEAAALNLNKRLGGFSAAARAALVAYPWPGNVRELRNEVERAVVQAEGAVVELDDLSTTLRTVVSPPEPAPPPSAGSLAARFAALEPTERTLVEEALATTNGNLSEAARLLGITRIMMRRRVERFGLRCRDT, via the coding sequence GTGCCCCAACTCGTCAGTTTCGCGCCCGGACAAGGCCCTCTCGCCATCGATCTCCACGTGCCCCTGGTCGTCGGTCGGGATCCGCTCGTCGATCTGCCGATTCTCGATCAGCTTGTGTCACGCCGGCACGCGTGCTTCGAACCCGAGTCCGACCAATGGTTCGTCCGTGATCTCGGTTCGGCCAATGGCACCTTCGTCAAAGGCGTGCGCGTCGATCGGGCCCGGCTCGCCCACGGAGACGTGATCGACATCGGAGCGGCGCGGCTCGTGTTCCAGGAGGAGGAGGGCGCGGAGATCGTGCTGGCGCGGCACGAAACCCAGGACGAGGCCGCGACCGCCGGAAGGTCGAGCCAGCGGCTCACGGTGCTCTACGAGGTGACGCGGGCCATCAACACGCTCGAGGATCCGGATGCGCTCCTTGGCCGGATGCTGGAGGCCGTGCTCGATCTGGTCGGGGGCGAGCGGGCCCTGGTGGCGCTCGTCGAGGGGCCGAGGCGCGACGTGCTCCGGCGCATCATGCGGGTGCGCGGCGGCCTGGAGCGCGCGACGGACGAGATCGTGGTGAGCCGCACGATGGTGCAGGCGTTGCTCGAGCGGCGCGAGGCCGTGATCGTGCGGGAAGGCCGCGGCCGGGGCGCGCCTCACACGCACACGCGGCAGACGATCATGTCGGCGATTGGCGCGCCGCTCGAGGTGTCGGGGCGCGTCCTCGGGTTTCTGTACGTCGACGATCGCTACCGCGAGGAGCGCTTCAGCGAGGAGGATCTCGACTTCTTGAACGCGCTCGGGCGGATGCTCGCCGCGGCGCTCGACGGCGCCGAGCGGCTCCAGCGCGCGAGCGCGCTCGCCGAGGCGGCCTCGAGTCGGGAGCCCATCTACGGGACCGTCGGCCAGAGCCCCCCGATCCAGAAGCTCCGGGTCCAGGTGGCGAGGTACGCCGCGGCCTCCGGGGCGAACGTGCTGATCCGGGGCGAGAGCGGCACGGGCAAGGAGCTCGTGGCGAGGGCGCTGCACGCGGCGTCCCCGCGGGCGCGGATGCCGTTCGTGCCCGTCAACTGCGCGGCCATCCCGGAGACGATGATCGAGGGCGTCCTCTTCGGCTACGACAAGGGAGCGTTCACCGGAGCGGCGCAGCGCCGGCGCGGCCAGTTCGCGCTCGCCAACCGCGGGACGCTTTTCCTCGACGAGATCGGCGATCTCGGCCTCTCGGCGCAGGCCAAGGTGCTGCGCGCGCTGCAGGAGGGCGAGCTCGCCCCGCTCGGGGCCGAGACGCCGGTCCGCGTCGACGTGCGCGTCTTCGCGGCGACCCACAAGGATCTGCGCCAGGAGATCGCCGCCGGGCGATTCCGTGAGGATCTCTATTACCGCCTCAACGTGCTCCAGATAGAGGTCCCGGCGCTCCGGGAGCGCGGGGCCGACATCGAGCTGCTCGCGCAGATGTTCCTCGAAGCCGCCGCGCTCAACCTGAACAAGCGGCTCGGGGGCTTTTCGGCGGCCGCGCGCGCCGCGCTGGTCGCGTACCCGTGGCCCGGCAACGTCCGGGAGCTGCGCAATGAGGTGGAGCGCGCCGTCGTCCAGGCGGAGGGGGCCGTCGTGGAGCTCGACGACCTGAGCACGACCCTCCGCACGGTGGTCTCGCCCCCGGAGCCCGCGCCGCCGCCGTCGGCGGGCTCGCTCGCGGCCCGCTTCGCCGCGCTCGAGCCGACGGAGCGCACGCTGGTGGAGGAGGCCCTCGCCACGACGAACGGCAATCTGTCGGAGGCTGCGAGGCTGCTCGGGATCACGCGCATCATGATGCGAAGGCGCGTGGAGCGCTTCGGCCTGCGCTGCCGGGACACCTGA